From the genome of Ziziphus jujuba cultivar Dongzao chromosome 4, ASM3175591v1:
TTAGCATTCACCTAAGCCCAACtcattttgtttctcttttgtaCGACACTTTTATTTGATGGAAAGACTCGaggtaaatatttaatttaaaagagaTCTTGTAGGGGAGAGATTTGAATAAGTGTTGAACAATAAGTATAGAATTGTATTTATTGAAGTTATAAAGCTGTTATGTGATGTATTCGATACAATTCTATTGAAGTTATAAAGCTTTTATGTGATGTATTCGATTGTTTTGGtaagggtttatttttttcctttatctaATCCTAAATCTTACCTAGAACTGATATTGTGTATAGATTTTAGTAATAATGTTGACTGCTTGAAGGTGTATGGATAAAAACCGGACAatgtaccccaaaaaaataaaaaaataataacaggaccaaattctaaaacataactTGATTGACAGgttccataaaaatataaaaaaaaaaagaaaaagagatgcCCAATTGTATGTTTCATATGGATATTGGGGCTGTGAGTTACAGGGTCATTAAATGGGCCCAGTTCCTCTTTAAAAAGAAGACCAATTCTGTCTAATGGAGATACATCCTTGTAACGAGAAAAAATCATCATTCAACCGAATTAATTGTAGACAACCCCATTAATTTGGTCATCTAGATAGACTTGTGGGTTCATGAGCTGCTGCCCAACTGAGATATCATGAAAGCACTTGGCAAACGGTGTCCTGCAAGCAAGAAACTCTTTAGACACACTTGGCATTGTTGGTCGACACTTTGGATTAGCCTGTATACATGCAAATGCAACTGTTGAAACAAGCACAACATCTTGAATAATGGACCGACTTCTTGGGGGTGGCAGGCGTTGGTCTAGTATTTCAATAAGCAGTAGACTTTGCGTGGAAGAGGATGCTAATGATGACAACAGTTCTTTTGGATGCTTTCCCATAACCGATTCAAGTGCCACCACTCCAAAACTATAAACATGGCATTTTTCAGTCACAAACAATGTATAGGCAAGCTCTACAAtggaaatcaaaaataaaaatatgagataaaatttaaatgatctTGTTGCAGCTCTACTGATTTCTTAACAAcattttaatattacaattagaCTTGACAAATCTaaaatgaaaagataataaaatattaaagaatttgataaacaaattagACAAAATATTATTGGTCTTACTTCCtttaaacatgaaaaataacaaaatattaagtaccagcaaatataaaaaaaactagTAATTAGAAGCATAAACTTGCCTGGAGCAATATATCCATATGTGCCGGCAATTGTGGTTTGGTTTGATGAATCTGGATCAAGGAGTTTAGCTGTGCGAAAATCAGAAACGACAGCCTCCAATTCTGAGTTGAGTAAAATGTTGTTGCTGGTTACATCACGATGAACAATTGGTGGAGTGCAATCATGATGCATGTAACATAAGGCATGCACTACGCCTTTTATAATATTCACTCTTTTGCTCCAGTCCAATTCCACAGCCTCTGCATCGTTGTTCAGGACAAAAAACAAGCTTCCTCTTTCCATGCATTCATAAATCAAAAACATGCATCTTTTGTGCAAACAAAAACCATGGAGTCTCACAATATTCCGATGGCGTACTTCCGTCAA
Proteins encoded in this window:
- the LOC132803496 gene encoding MDIS1-interacting receptor like kinase 2-like; its protein translation is MLGALFYARRIKNNKGQPVSETRVKNGDIFFNWNYDGKIAYHDIIEATEDFDIGYCIGTGGYGSVYRAQLRGGKVVTLKKLHGSEVEQPNLRKSFMNKVKTLTEVRHRNIVRLHGFCLHKRCMFLIYECMERGSLFFVLNNDAEAVELDWSKRVNIIKGVVHALCYMHHDCTPPIVHRDVTSNNILLNSELEAVVSDFRTAKLLDPDSSNQTTIAGTYGYIAPELAYTLFVTEKCHVYSFGVVALESVMGKHPKELLSSLASSSTQSLLLIEILDQRLPPPRSRSIIQDVVLVSTVAFACIQANPKCRPTMPSVSKEFLACRTPFAKCFHDISVGQQLMNPQVYLDDQINGVVYN